A window of the Lolium perenne isolate Kyuss_39 chromosome 7, Kyuss_2.0, whole genome shotgun sequence genome harbors these coding sequences:
- the LOC127323964 gene encoding flavonol 3-O-glucosyltransferase UGT89B1-like has product MHDAPVASTTSARGVTAHSSIPFHDSLSPPLSTDELDFSAMSSADVSSRRPHVLVIAFPSQGHLLPLLDFAHLLSTRHRVHITVAATPSSLPLLSAFLASTPLAAALPMPLPDPSAPEQAGQLAPGTHHALLAVPLSTLRGPLVSWARSQRDPPTAVLSDFFLGSAQLIADDLRVPRVVFYSSGAFATAVAEPLWSGSLPLDPNSPVVLGDLPGSPSIPYRHVPTMVKAYVPGDPDWELAREGFRLNSRAWGAVLNTFAAMEGDFLEHLKRHFGHGRVWAVGPVSASGCRARERPTAGTEELFSWLADCPARSVLYVCFGSMYKPPPAQAAALGAALEASGVRFIWAVSADVAVLPEGLEERARDRGRVVRGWAPQMEILRHAAVGAFVTHCGWNSTLEGVAAGVTLVTWPMKADQFIDARLVVDVHGAAVRAAEGESAVPDPTTLARVFADAVDGAELAGVRAKAVALAVAAAEAVEEGGSSWLDLERMVRELEAVAAA; this is encoded by the coding sequence ATGCACGATGCCCCGGTGGCCAGTACCACTAGCGCTCGCGGAGTCACAGCTCACTCATCAATTCCCTTCCACGATTCTCTCTCGCCTCCGCTCTCCACAGACGAGCTCGATTTCTCGGCCATGTCTTCCGCCGACGTGTCCTCCCGGCGCCCACATGTTCTCGTCATCGCCTTCCCGTCGCAAGGCCACCTCCTGCCACTCCTCGACTTCGCCCATCTCCTCTCCACCCGCCACCGCGTCCACATCACCGTCGCCGCCACCCCGTCCAGCCTGCCCCTCCTCTCCGCCTTCCTCGCGTCCACCCCTCTCGCCGCCGCCCTCCCGATGCCGCTCCCCGACCCTTCTGCTCCCGAGCAGGCCGGCCAACTCGCCCCGGGCACCCACCACGCCCTCCTCGCCGTCCCCCTCTCCACCCTCCGTGGCCCGCTCGTCTCATGGGCCCGGTCGCAGCGAGACCCGCCTACAGCCGTTCTCTCCGATTTCTTTCTCGGATCGGCGCAGCTCATCGCCGACGACCTGCGAGTTCCGCGGGTCGTGTTCTACAGCAGCGGCGCGTTCGCCACGGCGGTGGCAGAACCCCTGTGGAGCGGCTCGCTGCCGCTAGATCCGAACAGTCCGGTTGTTCTGGGCGATCTCCCGGGTTCCCCGTCTATCCCCTATCGACACGTGCCGACGATGGTGAAGGCCTACGTCCCCGGCGACCCGGACTGGGAGCTCGCACGGGAAGGGTTCCGGCTCAATTCCAGAGCTTGGGGCGCCGTGCTGAATACCTTCGCTGCGATGGAGGGCGATTTCTTGGAGCACCTGAAGCGGCACTTCGGGCACGGCCGCGTGTGGGCGGTCGGCCCGGTTTCTGCCTCCGGGTGCCGCGCACGGGAGAGGCCGACGGCGGGAACAGAGGAGCTGTTCTCTTGGCTCGCCGACTGCCCCGCCCGTTCTGTGCTCTACGTCTGCTTCGGGAGCATGTACAAGCCGCCGCCGGCTCAAGCGGCGGCGCTGGGCGCGGCGCTGGAGGCGAGCGGCGTGCGGTTCATCTGGGCGGTGAGCGCGGACGTCGCCGTGCTGCCGGAGGGGCTGGAGGAGAGGGCTCGGGACAGAGGACGCGTCGTGCGCGGCTGGGCGCCGCAGATGGAGATACTGCGGCATGCCGCGGTGGGGGCGTTCGTGACGCACTGCGGCTGGAACTCGACGCTGGAGGGCGTCGCGGCGGGGGTGACGCTGGTCACGTGGCCGATGAAGGCCGACCAGTTCATCGACGCGCGTCTCGTCGTCGACGTGCACGGCGCCGCGGTGCGCGCCGCGGAAGGCGAGAGCGCTGTGCCTGACCCGACCACGCTCGCGCGGGTGTTCGCGGACGCTGTGGACGGAGCGGAATTGGCTGGGGTGAGGGCCAAGGCTGTCGCCCTCGCCGTGGCTGCCGCGGAGGCGGTGGAGGAAGGCGGCAGCTCCTGGCTGGACTTGGAGAGGATGGtgagggagctggaagccgtcgccgCAGCATAG